In Episyrphus balteatus chromosome 4, idEpiBalt1.1, whole genome shotgun sequence, the sequence aaaatcaattttttggaaacgggttagtaaaaaattttgaaattccgtttttgtgtttaaattaattatttcataccaacttttttttcgaaaaatgttagaaattttttatatataaaaaattatttttttttaaaacggctctaacgattttcgaaaaaaaatttctaaaaattcctttttatacaagaaataaaatggcatacttagttttttgtaaaagatcatttaaaacggtatttaattatttataaaaaaagattttatttttttttttgtgccacttatgaaattccgtgaaaatatcaaattttcccttatttagttcaataaaaagctttaacattagagtaacttttaccataagagcaagtacgtgcgaccccagtcgtgcaatttatttttaatatgcattttattttaacaaagaatcacaactacaaaattttaggaaagttaaattttgtatgaCCAATTTATCATTTCTGTTGGTTGATTATATAATTTATAGTGTGTTAAAATTCACCTATTCTCATGTGAAATGACAACTAATTAATTTATGTacctatatcttttgattttgatttttgaaagctCTAAAAGCATAATTTTTAGACATGTTCAATGCAATATGCATTTAATCTCAAACTAAGTTCAGAACTGTCCGATGTTCTCATTGCGATGAAAAACTGTCATataaataaaagcaattttcTCTGCATGACACTCCATTTAATAACATCTAAGAAAATTTGAACAAACATTGAAACTTCTTGGAATAACAGCAAGCATTTTAAAATGAGCCGAAGGGACCAAACAACTTATCAACTTAAGGGTATGATAAGATACAATGCATGCATGTCCTGATCCTGACTGAACATCTGGTCCTAGAAATATGGTTTATAACTGTTTAAAAACTATGTTTAATGCCCACAAGAACctcttcaaactttttttctttaaagccttatttaaaaaatgacctcataagtttatttaaatacaagtccacatttttgtattgaaattgttttactaattggatttttcaagtctaaagttgaaattttaaaaaaatgtttggtttaaaaaaaaaacaagttcaatggtgtttttaatcaattttttttaaagttcattgaaactttgtttttatgtgtcgattaTAGTCATAATGGCATTAAGTCGTAATttaatgaagtttttgtttttgtatactACTTACAGTGAGATAAGTGTGtcaatcaatttatattgaagatTGAAAGAAACAAACTCCTTAACGTTATGCAACCATAACTAGGATTTAAATAAGCGATCTAGAGATTGATAAGCCGTAACGTAATACCCTTCATAAATTATAACCCAGAACTAAAAAAATGGTATgctttttgtaactttaaagtttgaagaaataaaaacttgcacttcgtagaaaaaaaatgttacgcatacgccacagtgtactcAAATCGATTAATCATTTTAATGTCAAAATGAAATGCACAACTGGATCGCATTTACTTGCTCTAAGGGGAAAAGTAGCTCttatattaaatcttttttatcaaaaaaataaggaaaatttaaattttttttaaaggaattttaaaataatgtaaaaaatataaaatacttttaataattacttaaacacttttttaaattattttaaacacaaaacaaagtatgcccttgaattttttgttttaagaaaattgttgtttttgaaaaaaaaaaaataaaaacagttaaaaaaaaattgtttttataaaaaaaatttgaaatattttttaaaaatccaaaaatattctttttgaacaaaattttatacaacacactaccttaattttttgttaaaatcagcTTAGCCATTGATGAATGATGAATGATTCTGGTGacaccaaatttttgtttaagtcaGAGTAGGTACCAAATTGGTACTAGAACAATCGActgaatcaaaaatttggcttcatcaaaatcaaaaatagatgaattttttcagtgaagAATAGCTTACTCGCATCACAACCTATTCCAGTctctaagaaaaataataaaaaatccctgataaaaaaaaaaactatttatacaTTTGTTCTTATTTACCCACTCGAATAAAAATtctaatatatgtatgtactagGCCTTAAAAACTATTatctaaagaaaataaattaacacaCGTAGTAAAACTATTTTCTCCTGAGAAATTAACTAATTTCACATTCCAATACAGGCATGaataacgatatttttttttatatattttgaacaTTTGTTACTTTAAGTTCATTGAACACATGGAAAAGCAGTTCATTTTTTCCAGGAAAaccaattttaaatgcaatttaaaagtGAATGATTTTACTTAATATTTGTCACGTGTGTTGTAAATGTACATAAAATgtacataaattaaatgaaatattagTAAATTACACAATAAATGAgcacgaaaaataatttaaattttaaacggATATATTAAAAGGACTTTTCTTACTTCCGGTACCAATTGTAATGTCTCTTCAGTGGTCGGACATTTTGGATCTAAATTGCACTTGCAATTATTAGTCCTTATTTTTGTCAAGTCCTCCTCCATTATGATGGCTTGGTTTTAGTTTTTAGATCGAACTGCACTTGTTGAATTTTACCTAATAACTGTTAGTTTTCAACTTTTGAATTCTATTCTCTACCGCATATCCAAAACGTTATCCATGATGAAATGTTGACATATACAAGTATGCCGACAGACCGAAACTAAAATACAATTCTACCGGCGACGCCGTTACCGGCCGGGTTTAGAGGCCATTCCATTGGTTGCAATTATTCTATTATCTCACAGAGTTACTACCTCTCTCATCAGTTTGCAATTCAcagcaaaaagattaaatttaatcaattcGGTTGTTAGTTTTGATCGTGCAATAAACATGTAAGGGGATCACccttcttcaaaaagtttgttaTAATGAGAGAGAAAGCACGAACGGGCGGGGTGTAAAACACGATACAAAATGCAGTGTCACTTTTACGGCTaagcttaaaatattaaaattaacttttattatttattacatgGCTGTAGTGTCTTTGttgtttaaattgattttgttttttgcgaTGCTATTTCAGACTTTTGATATGCGGATTTAgcaaaagttttgtaaaaaataaactaacattGCGTGATAATTTTCGTTACATTTTTATTAGGGgttgataataaaaaacaataagtgAGAGatctataaaatattatttttaattgaaatttattacaTCGCGTTATTGTTACCTAACTTTTctaagtacctacctattatAATAATAGTTGATTGCCTAATGAGATTGCACTtaacttaaaagttttaaatgggTTATGTGACTCTTTTGaccttaaatttataattttacagaaaatttcTGATAAAATCCCCTTAAACTCacacttttacttttttgtaatttaagtaCCTATAGGAACTTAATTTTTATCGCATTTCGGTTCTAGGCGtttaaatgccaaaatttatgaaattatttgcaattttaTACAATGcctggatttaatttttctcattttgaaTCTTTCATCTACATGGAAGAAATGTACCATcttttctaagaaaaataaaaaaaaaaactagcacttgatagaaaaaaataaatgttgcgtatacgccatagtgcaCTCAAATCGATTAATCGCTTGAATGGAAAGAAAatgaaatgcacgactggattGCACGTACCTATTTGTTCTTAGGGTAAAAGAACCTATGTTATATTAAAgcgtttttgttaaaaataaaattcaggactgggtcgcacgaacttggtCTTATGAACTtgctttttattgaacaaaattagggaaatgtaaaaaaagaaaaatctgtttttataattaattaaacaccgatTTAAACAAGGTAACAacgaggtaacaaacacaaaaaaaaaaaaaaaaaaaacagacgacttgaatacctcctcctttttggaagtcggtaaaaaaaaacaacaaaatagttaaaaaatctatttaaaaaaaaagttaaaaaatatatttaaaaaaatagtttaaaaaaaaaatattttcctctataaacaaatttttaataaaaatgaaacaaaaacttaaaagctgaatttcgaaaaaaaaaattcaaaaaatttatttttcaaaaactaattttgaaatattttttaaaaatccagaaaaatttctttaaaaaaaaaacatcacagtTACTTTAACAATTCTgcataaaagaaaatttcattgaaatttacCATGGCAGGTGTCCCCTAATAACAGTTCAAAAAATTGAGCCTTATTTGTAGCATTACAAATAAAgatatagcattcgcacttttatttaaactaaacacaaattagTATCACCTTTTCACAactatattttaccttttagcaaatatatgaaaaggtgaaactaatttgtgtttaggttaaataaaagtgcgaatgctatatgtatcaatcaaaatcgttagaactgtttttgaaaaaaaaaaatatgtcttattttttggtattacctaccgttattttccctctagggaatcacccaaatttaaaaaaaaaaaaccgtttcaGTATTATTTAAGGCTATAACACTCCAATTTtgagacggacagacagacagacggacttttttttagcatactccatcatcgtaatgtcatgtctgattgttatctcgaattCAATTCCCttaattccataaaaaaaaaacacctttaaaCATCCGATTCATGGTTAAATGGACTGATCCGTTTTCAATCCCTCACATTTAAAAGAACTTTACTCACAAGTCAAGTAAAGTTTTTAATatcatcaaattaaaaatacaaaccaTCCTCGTTTCCTTTCTAGAGTCAAACCTAAAATGCAATACattttgttaataaatcttttaaaaaggttcaagtttttaaattcaaattactTATGCAAATATACCGATTAACAGAACACAAGTTTTAACTTACTCATTGTCATCTTTAGCTCTATGATTTAAATGTTTCTGAAGTCGCTGCCTAAACTATTAGTTGGGAAATCCAAAAACGTCATCGATACAGATCTATGTTTTTGATCTTACCCCATTTCATCATTTATTTGTGAAATTCCAAACTATGAACAAATAAGTATACAATGCGTATTTACTGCTATTTGTTGTAAACATTTGTGCACACTTATTTAAATTTCCCTGTTCTCTTgaatcttttaacaaaaaaaaaaaaacaacagattttTCTAATTCCTATTTGATTAAgcattttgttgttttgaattAACGGCCTTGAGTAAATATTATTGTTCCTTACCGCACATTCTTAATTTAAGAAAACACGAGCccccttttttatttatttcaaaaaaaagcatCGTTATCTTTTGAATAAGACCTGACGCAAACAATACTCACCATGATTACATttatttctaaagaaaaattctatttagATGATagataaatgcaaaaatagaaaataatccaattaaaacacaaatctttctgaccttttttttctatttacaaaacagaaataaatgtcataaaataagaaaacaactAAAATGTGAATGCAACGGTATAGAAAGATTCAttgtcatttatttttattaaaatgcatgGTTTTTTATCTCAATTTGATTGAACATTAGtcttataaaaagtaaaatcatGATCCTTCCCCAACCACTGTCTCGTCCTTAGTTTCAGTTTCATCTTTTTTGCCTTCCACTTCCATCTTAACTACTTCCTTCACTTCAACCTGCTTTTGGACAACTTCTGGAACTTCCTTTTCAACATTTCTTTCAAACAATATAGCCATTTCCGTATGCGCTGTATGCGGAAACATATCTACAGCAACAGCTTTTGTAGGATAAAATGGACTTCCTTTATATTGTTTAGATTCCGTTCGAGCTAAATCAAGCCAATTACGTTGAGCACTTTTTGGATTACATGATATGTACACAAGACGCTTAAGGTCATAAGCACTTCGAATAGCAGCTATTGATTTGTTATCtggaaataaaagtttaaaaaatgattgGTTTTGAAAAAAGGTAAACTTAAATAAACAGCCTTATTGCGATTTGCAACTATTAATCCATagttgacaaaaattatatttcgatatcttattacttaattaagAAAGGTTTTGAAAGCAGAGAATTGTCCTAATCGTTATTAAATGAAATCTAAGGATGtataaaattccattaaaaagttGACCAATTTTCCTATAAATTAGCTAGTATTCAGTATATCAACCatcgattgatagttgtaaATCACATTAAGGCTGAAAAGctttaaatttagtaaaaaaaagatgaacttACGCAATCCAGCTCTCGGTGGATCAACAATAGCCACCAAATCCAATTGGTCTTTATGAATTCCCGCTCCATAAACAACTTCCCTAACCATTGATTGAATATAATCATCAGCATTGCCAGCATAGAATTTGCAATTCTCAATTGCATTCTCTTTGGCATTAAATTCAGCATCTTTAATAGCATCTTCAATAATTTCCACTCCAAGAACTTTCTTACAGTGTTTGGCAAAACTCAAAGCAATTGTACCCGTCCCACAACAAATATCCAAAACAGTAGTCTTTTCTGTAGCTGCAATCAAGTCAATTGCTTCTTTATAAAGAACTTCAGCACCTTTCGAATTGATTTGAAAGAAAGCCAAAGGACTTATACGGAATCTTAAACCCAGAATAACATCAGTGATATGAGTACTTCCTGCTAAATGTTCCACAGGATTATAAGTCTCTCCAGCTTGACGACGTCTCAAATCTTGATAATACAGACTTGaacaattaaaaactaatttgtcATAGTTTTCATAGAAATCAACAAGTTCCTTTTTTAATTGTGGAATCTCTTCTTCGGTCAAATTGGAAGAATAAACTCCAGCAACTAACATAACTTCACCAGTTTCATCAGAAGTTCGCACTGTCACTTGGCGGAAATGCCCCGCATTATGTTCTGGATTAAATGGCAAAAATTTAGACTGCCTAACATACTCTTGGAATGTTATAGCAGCTTTTTTCGCCAAATCCGAGACATGCGGAAGATCAGCGACAGTGCAAACTTCAACTGAACCATCGGCATATGAGCCCAAACGGAAACCAACAACAATTTCACCTTGGGAATTCTTGCCAACAGTGAATTCAGATTTGTTGCGATAACCATCGACTATTGGGGATTCTTTGATTCCCAGGAATTTACATGGTAAATCGGAATTCACTGGGAAGCAAGTCTTTTTTGCATCTGGATTGAACTTAATTAGTTCTTTGCCAAATGATTTAAGGAGGTTTTCCATTTCTGATCGCTTTTGTTCAATTTGATCTTTGTATGGAAGACCTGCGAGGGGACAGGTGGCCTCTACGGAGGTCTTTTGTCGTTTAGGTTGGTCGTCTTGGCGTTGGTTGCCTTCGTTTCGTCGTTTTATTAAAGGATCAGCGGATGCTTTGGCGCTCTATGAATGAACTTGGAATATAAATCGATTTAATGAAAGGTTAATAAACTCATACCATTGCTGCCAGTACTTTGCCCTTCCATTTGTAGCCATTCAAAACTGAGATAGCTTTTTCTTGATCTTCTTGATTGCGAAAGCAAACAAA encodes:
- the LOC129917725 gene encoding tRNA (uracil-5-)-methyltransferase homolog A, yielding MSEENDKSEDVLAYTQRNEFTSEIFKIEVRNLGIFGVWELKKLIKNTLNLDASKIKSPNRRDFAFVCFRNQEDQEKAISVLNGYKWKGKVLAAMSAKASADPLIKRRNEGNQRQDDQPKRQKTSVEATCPLAGLPYKDQIEQKRSEMENLLKSFGKELIKFNPDAKKTCFPVNSDLPCKFLGIKESPIVDGYRNKSEFTVGKNSQGEIVVGFRLGSYADGSVEVCTVADLPHVSDLAKKAAITFQEYVRQSKFLPFNPEHNAGHFRQVTVRTSDETGEVMLVAGVYSSNLTEEEIPQLKKELVDFYENYDKLVFNCSSLYYQDLRRRQAGETYNPVEHLAGSTHITDVILGLRFRISPLAFFQINSKGAEVLYKEAIDLIAATEKTTVLDICCGTGTIALSFAKHCKKVLGVEIIEDAIKDAEFNAKENAIENCKFYAGNADDYIQSMVREVVYGAGIHKDQLDLVAIVDPPRAGLHNKSIAAIRSAYDLKRLVYISCNPKSAQRNWLDLARTESKQYKGSPFYPTKAVAVDMFPHTAHTEMAILFERNVEKEVPEVVQKQVEVKEVVKMEVEGKKDETETKDETVVGEGS